In Eremothecium gossypii ATCC 10895 chromosome II, complete sequence, the genomic window GAAGCAGGACCAGGCTGGCATGAGCACATCAAGCGGGAGGCCGCGGGGCCATCAGGAGCCGATGGGGTCAGCATACCTACCGTCAAAGAAGTCGCGCCTAATGAGCGAAAATCGAGTCTCAAAGATTAACCGGTTGTATGAGGATGTGCAGAAACGCAAAAGCAGGCCAGGCGCAGAGCATGCGCATAGAGACTCAGTGGTTTCAAATAGCTCGACAAGCGTACTAACAGTCGAAGGAGGGCTGGAAGACGCGACTATGTTGCAGGGGCTTCTAGATCGAGGACCAAGGGCATACGGGGACCTGACGCTGCGACCGCCGGCTGTTCGCCCACTACGACCTCGCACGCTGTCGCCAGGGCGCCTACGAGAGAGCCTGCAGAGTCCCCTAACGTCGGATGCCGACTCAATGGccgacgaggaggaggatCTGAAGCTGACACCGAAACTGCGGTCGCGCAGGAGCATCATTCGCATGTCTGCAGAGAGCACTCCGTATCGCTATGCACTCGAGGAGCGAACGCGACCCACGAACAAGAAAAGCACTACCCGCATGCAGCTGCGGTCGCAGCTGGGACAACCACTACCGCTGGGCTACATTGCACACGCAGCGacccgcccgcgcgctgAAGACACCCACCGCGTGGACCTGGAGTCGCGCTTGCGCAATATCATGCAAAAGGACCGCACCTCGTTCGAGAAGCGGTTGCAACAGATACGACAAGGCTATCATGAACTCCCGATTGGAATCCAGGACGACGCGCTCAGTCTCCAGAATAAAACGCGTGAGAGCGAAGCGTCCGAAACAACAATATCGTTCCGTGATAATACCGGCGTCGTTGCGGAAACCGAAGTCCTCCGTTCCGAGCTCAACAGACACGCACAGAAACTTGACGAGGTTCTCACTCTACTCCGATCGACCCCCACAAACTCCCACGCTGAGCTTATCTCGTGGTCTGCATGCGTCATCATCCTACTACTGTGCAACGTATACGTGTATTATTACTTCCCATGAAGAGTGAACCAGCTGTACTCTCGACAAGGACTATCTACATATATCAAAACTTTAATGAAACTAATCTCGGTATGTAATAGTGGATAACCATCATTCGTCAAAGTCATTTTTGGGCGGCCTGCCGTTCTCGCTTCTCATATACAGGTCAATAGCAGTGGAAAATGCCGCAAAGCCTGCACACCCGATGAGCGCCGCAGACGGCCCGCTCTTGTATGCCAAGCCCCCGCCCGTCAAGCAGCCTGCAGCAACGCCGTTGTATAAATCGTTTTTGGCGCGGAGCGACTCGATTGTGCACTCAACCCCGGAGTAGATCATACCAATGTACCCGAAGTTCTTGGCACTCGAATATGCTCTGCGCCCCATATCCGCGAACTGTATTTTGATCTGCTGCTTGAGCGGCAGGTCTGCCatctgctgcagcgtgGGCGCGCCGGGGATTCCTGCCCCAGGTCCCGCGCCAACCGGAGCCGGTGTGTGTAGCGGCGTGTCGTAGGCCATGGATGCCATGAAGAGACCAAAAACACCACCGAGTGCGAAACCTGTTACACCACTGATCGCCGACTTGCCCGGGCACGACGTCATGAACTCCATCATCATTTGTGCGCCCCGCTCACCCTGCTCTTCGGGTGTCATTTCGGCAAAAGGCTTATTCACCGGCGGAGATATGTGCTCCAGACCGAATCCACGGTACACCATTTGGCCTGAACTGCTTCTGTTCTTTGTCGGGTTAGCTCTTCTCTGTGAGCTTTCAGCTATGCGATGCGTGAAAAGTTTGTCAACATCGCATATTGTCTTATACCGACACTAGGTGCTACGGTGATGAGAAAGAGAGATGAGGCAGCCGTTGTCGTCGAGTAGCCAGTGAGACAAGAGTAATGAACATATTGGCGCATACGGGTGATATCTTCCACGGCCGAGGCAAGCTTCACGCGAGTCTAaaggagcagcaggtgtGGGACGACTTAAGGCGACCTGGGCACGATGtcccgcagctgccgcgACCGCAAGGATATACGGCAAGCCAACCCATTTACAAAAGACTTCCCGTGGTGTGCCGTGGATTAACGTGGTCCTTTGATGGGTCATCGTTGGTGGCCGTGCATGAGGACTGTGGCATACGACAGTACGCGGTGTGCGAGGAGCAAGGGCCAGTGATGGCCCCTGTTCAAAGGTTTTTTAAGCCCCAGGCCATCATCTCGCACGCAGTGCATCCGCAAAACTCGCTATTCCAGGCGGACTCATCGCTGAACGTCGTAGTTGTGTCTTGCAAGGACATGCCGTATCAATTGTATCCTCTACACAGCAACCCAGACCAACCCGCGCGTGCTCTACAGACGTACAACTCTGCCAGTGAGTCTACTGAGGAGTTTCGTGCCGCGTATGCGATGGACTTTCTTGATGACGCGCACTTTCTTGCGGGATCCACGCGCAATACGGTGTCGCTCTTTGACGCCTCGCGCAGGGAGAGTATATGGGTATCTTCTGCCACGCGGAGGGGCTGTGGTCGGGGGCAACACAAAGCCATTGTTTCGTGCTTTGATGAGGCAAACGAGCGGCGCGACTGTGTTCGATACGCGGGGACGTACAGGTCTGAGCTTCTTAGAATTGACCCGCGAACGTCCAGTATCTCCTCCTGGAAAGCGATACAGGATAAATCCCGTGGTATCTACCAGGTGTTGCAGAGCAATAATGGGCACTACTTCTACATAATGAAGCGCTACTCTAATTCTATAACGGTGTTGGACTCGCGCAAGTCAATGGCCATTGTGAATCAATTCAAGCTGCCCTTCCAGACGCACGCTCAGAAGCTCCGGGGAACTTACAGCACCCGCCATGGGCTTCTGATAGGTGATGAAGCTGGGCGTATACTGCAATGGGCGCCCGAGGTTGTGGAGTTCGGCGGCATAGATAGAAGCGGTAGCGTGCCAAGCTACGGTATCGGCGAAACTGGGATCACACACGTCTGTGCCGAGGGCTCCCGGATCAATATTATAGAGAAAAACCCAGCAGACAGCGATATATTCGCGATTTCCTACTCTCCAGATAAATACGGCGAAGACGTTTCCTGCAATGCGGGGATCCTGCTTATGCGGCTATAGCGTGAACGCATCTCTGTAAAACCTTGCTTTTTGATATTCCAGTAACTTCAAGGTCAGTAATTCATTCTTTATGTCAAAATACTCGGTCTCTGCGGCATTAAGTTGCACACCGGAAGATTCTTGGAATGTCAGATGAGGCTGCTCTTCGTTGCTAGAAATACTCGTGTTATCCATAGCCATATCTGCGGATGGACTGTCATGGTTACGAAGGTTCGCATCTGCAAGGGTGGGCAAGGGGTCTAGCTCTTCATTCGCATTCCCCAATGCGACTTCAGTGCTGCTCCTGCGGGCAATACTGTTGCTAGAGAATGAGCGCAGAGGACGCCGGAATTGCAGATCTTGGTCTGCCTGTTCGCGAAGTGCGTATGGCCCGATCGATTCCGGGACTAGGGCTCTATCTACTGTTTGCAGGCGTTTGACGTTTTTGCACGCCTTCGCTGCTTCCAGCAACTGCGCCAGCATGGCCCTCTCGGTGGCATCAGCAGGCTTAGGTGGCTCGACCGACAGCCTCGAGTCGCACCATCGCCTTTCCTGCGGCACTTCAAAGTACGAAACTTCCAGCTCATAATACCGGGCCGAGTGGTGTCCGTAACGCGAGGCGTTTGAGTGCGAGGACACTGATCTCGTGTCCGCGGTCTCGGGCATCGTCCGGAACGCGCCAATGTCAATGACCCCACTAGCCTTGGAGCGTTTAGGATCAACTACAATCGCCAGATACGGGTCCTGGAAGTTCTGATTGAGCGTCTGAGTCTCCGCATCAATGCCACTCAGCCAGCATCCATATCCCGGATGCGAGTGGTACCAGCCCACTATCGCGAGCCCCTCTGGCACCGCCGTCTCCAGGTACTGCACCGTGTACTCATAGGATTCCATCTGCGCGTTCACCCGCGTTTCGGTGCCCTCCACAGGCAGCCTATACGAATCCACCACAACTATCATCTCATCTTGCACATACCCCAGCAGCATACCGAGCACTTCCATGTCTCCGCCATCAAAGGCATGTCGCAGTATCTTCATACATGCCAGTGCCGACAGCGCCGCCTTCTGGAAGTATGTTGGATCCTGCTTCCACAATTCCTGCTGCACGCGCACCTGGCTGCGCGACGAGGGCACGGTGCTGAGTGGAGAGTCCAACGGCTGTGACCCATCTAAAGCCGGCTGCAAGCGTCCACAGCCCGCAGAACCCTCTCGGTGCAGTAGCAATTTCCGCAGCTGCCCGACAGTATGTCTATGCAGCGCTGCGCTAGGTGTGTCCATCGCTCGCCTGTTGCTCGAACTGTCCCGGCAGTTGGCACCCCTGGTATACGCTGCCTCCACCCCGCATCGGTCCCACCAAATGTAATTCTTAACATGATGACTTAATGATTACGCCGCATGGTCACATGCACATGTTACCCGGCTCAAAAGTGTCGGCTTTTTCGCGACGCGTGGCTCATCGCCAGATTTGAAAATTTTTGTAGTGGAAGAGCAAGAAGCATCACTACGAGGAATAAATAaagcggcagctgcgggcGGTGTAAGATGTCAGTTACCAAGGATTCGATCAAGCCACTTGTAGACCGTATAGTTTCTCAGCCACTGCACTTCTCTAAGGCGAAGAACCAAGATCAGGTGATGATTGATCCAAGGTCGTATATTGTGATCGGTGAAAGAAGAAATGGTACGGTTGAGAGCAAGAAGAGCCGCAATGAGAGTGGAGTCAGCGACAGTTCGGGGGCAGGAGAGCCAGGCTTAAGCGGTGTAGCAGCCGAGCGTAAGCCACGGTCGTTTCAGGAAGCGCTACAGCTGTACACGGTGGGCTCGTCTTCAACAAAGCCCAAGAAGCGGCAAATGAAAAACCAGGACATAAGCGACGACGAGTACACAGCGAGCTCGTCGGACGAAGAGGAGGACATTACAACAGCTTCGGCGAAGGCAGGCCAGAGCCTCTCCTCCTCTTCTGACGAATTTTATGAGGCGCACGAACACGCGGCAGGCACTagcacagcagcaggtgtCGACTGGCAGCCGGCGCTTGCGGGTAGCCCGGACGAAGAAGATATAGGGGAGGACATTGGAGAAGAGGTCGGTGGGGACTCTGTCCATTCGAGCAGGGAGTCCAGTGTAGGAGTGGTCGAGGCAGACCAAGGCTCTTCCTCGGATGAGGAGTACAACCCAGAGGGGGATAATGGTAGCATTGAGGAATCAGATGTGTGCATGGCCGCAGGAGAGCGGCGCAAGATGCCGGAGATGGAGAGCGAAAGTGATGACGAGTACGAGCTTGCCTCGTCTGGCAGTATACAATCAgagcgccagcagctccagcaggaGGTGGATGAGCACGCGGCCGAGGAGGCCAAGTCGGTTCTGCCTGCAGATGCCGACAAATTGCATGGAGAACATGATGCACAGGTGTCGTTGCAAAAGCTCACGGTTCCTGAGCTAGAGCTGGCCACGTCTCCCACTCCTCCCACAACGCTCTCTGACACTGGTGAATTTTATCAGTTTAGTGAAAACGATCACGATCGCGGAACTAATGCTCCACATCGTATAAAGAAAAACTGGGGCCCAGCCCTTGCTACTAGCAGGCCGAAGGGCCTGCTGAACCACGGCGTCACATGCTATCAAAATGCTGCGGTCCAGGCTATGCTACACATTCCTGCACTGCAACATTACCTTTTTGATATTGCACAAGGAAAGTACAAAGACGTGATCTCGCCATCTTCTGTCTCCCAAGTTCTGGCGGAAACATCGAAGAGGATGTGGTCTTTAGAAAACGGCAAGTCCAAAGCTTCCTATATTAATCCTAAAAAGCTGATTGGAAGACTAGAAGACATAAACTGTATGATGAGCGTCTGGAACCAAGAAGATTCTCACGAATATTTCATGTCATTGATTTCTAGGCTTCAGGAGGATTCTGTTCCACGTGGACATAAGATGACTGAATCGCTTATTTATGATATTTTTGGAGGGTTATTACAACAACGCGTGAAGTGTAAATCATGTGGCAGCGTCTCTATTACTGAGCAGCCAATATATGATCTTTCTCTACAT contains:
- the RRI1 gene encoding COP9 signalosome catalytic subunit RRI1 (Syntenic homolog of Saccharomyces cerevisiae YDL216C (RRI1)), whose amino-acid sequence is MDTPSAALHRHTVGQLRKLLLHREGSAGCGRLQPALDGSQPLDSPLSTVPSSRSQVRVQQELWKQDPTYFQKAALSALACMKILRHAFDGGDMEVLGMLLGYVQDEMIVVVDSYRLPVEGTETRVNAQMESYEYTVQYLETAVPEGLAIVGWYHSHPGYGCWLSGIDAETQTLNQNFQDPYLAIVVDPKRSKASGVIDIGAFRTMPETADTRSVSSHSNASRYGHHSARYYELEVSYFEVPQERRWCDSRLSVEPPKPADATERAMLAQLLEAAKACKNVKRLQTVDRALVPESIGPYALREQADQDLQFRRPLRSFSSNSIARRSSTEVALGNANEELDPLPTLADANLRNHDSPSADMAMDNTSISSNEEQPHLTFQESSGVQLNAAETEYFDIKNELLTLKLLEYQKARFYRDAFTL
- the SWT21 gene encoding Swt21p (Syntenic homolog of Saccharomyces cerevisiae YNL187W (SWT21)), with product MNILAHTGDIFHGRGKLHASLKEQQVWDDLRRPGHDVPQLPRPQGYTASQPIYKRLPVVCRGLTWSFDGSSLVAVHEDCGIRQYAVCEEQGPVMAPVQRFFKPQAIISHAVHPQNSLFQADSSLNVVVVSCKDMPYQLYPLHSNPDQPARALQTYNSASESTEEFRAAYAMDFLDDAHFLAGSTRNTVSLFDASRRESIWVSSATRRGCGRGQHKAIVSCFDEANERRDCVRYAGTYRSELLRIDPRTSSISSWKAIQDKSRGIYQVLQSNNGHYFYIMKRYSNSITVLDSRKSMAIVNQFKLPFQTHAQKLRGTYSTRHGLLIGDEAGRILQWAPEVVEFGGIDRSGSVPSYGIGETGITHVCAEGSRINIIEKNPADSDIFAISYSPDKYGEDVSCNAGILLMRL
- the KAR1 gene encoding Kar1p (Syntenic homolog of Saccharomyces cerevisiae YNL188W (KAR1)); protein product: MSTSSGRPRGHQEPMGSAYLPSKKSRLMSENRVSKINRLYEDVQKRKSRPGAEHAHRDSVVSNSSTSVLTVEGGLEDATMLQGLLDRGPRAYGDLTLRPPAVRPLRPRTLSPGRLRESLQSPLTSDADSMADEEEDLKLTPKLRSRRSIIRMSAESTPYRYALEERTRPTNKKSTTRMQLRSQLGQPLPLGYIAHAATRPRAEDTHRVDLESRLRNIMQKDRTSFEKRLQQIRQGYHELPIGIQDDALSLQNKTRESEASETTISFRDNTGVVAETEVLRSELNRHAQKLDEVLTLLRSTPTNSHAELISWSACVIILLLCNVYVYYYFP
- the TIM22 gene encoding translocation channel protein TIM22 (Syntenic homolog of Saccharomyces cerevisiae YDL217C (TIM22)) → MVYRGFGLEHISPPVNKPFAEMTPEEQGERGAQMMMEFMTSCPGKSAISGVTGFALGGVFGLFMASMAYDTPLHTPAPVGAGPGAGIPGAPTLQQMADLPLKQQIKIQFADMGRRAYSSAKNFGYIGMIYSGVECTIESLRAKNDLYNGVAAGCLTGGGLAYKSGPSAALIGCAGFAAFSTAIDLYMRSENGRPPKNDFDE
- the UBP10 gene encoding ubiquitin-specific protease UBP10 (Syntenic homolog of Saccharomyces cerevisiae YNL186W (UBP10)); the encoded protein is MSVTKDSIKPLVDRIVSQPLHFSKAKNQDQVMIDPRSYIVIGERRNGTVESKKSRNESGVSDSSGAGEPGLSGVAAERKPRSFQEALQLYTVGSSSTKPKKRQMKNQDISDDEYTASSSDEEEDITTASAKAGQSLSSSSDEFYEAHEHAAGTSTAAGVDWQPALAGSPDEEDIGEDIGEEVGGDSVHSSRESSVGVVEADQGSSSDEEYNPEGDNGSIEESDVCMAAGERRKMPEMESESDDEYELASSGSIQSERQQLQQEVDEHAAEEAKSVLPADADKLHGEHDAQVSLQKLTVPELELATSPTPPTTLSDTGEFYQFSENDHDRGTNAPHRIKKNWGPALATSRPKGLLNHGVTCYQNAAVQAMLHIPALQHYLFDIAQGKYKDVISPSSVSQVLAETSKRMWSLENGKSKASYINPKKLIGRLEDINCMMSVWNQEDSHEYFMSLISRLQEDSVPRGHKMTESLIYDIFGGLLQQRVKCKSCGSVSITEQPIYDLSLHLKGKKLAKGDDSTVDDSITGDVKNSAAPSGSTDGAELPKRRYSIEKSIRDFFNPELIKKVDNKEGYVCEKCKATTNAIKRNMILRAPETLLVHLKKFRFNGTSSSKMKQAVSYPLFMDLTEYCVEAAKCLPVKYQLISVVVHEGRSLSSGHYIAHCKQPDGTWATYDDEYINKITERNVLKEVNAYYLVYTRLTPKSVKLTEKMDSHAHDLKNSSAAARATHTAQDLVPSRKKKFKKSKKRRLNK